One segment of Methylocella silvestris BL2 DNA contains the following:
- a CDS encoding GNAT family N-acetyltransferase, with translation MTHSFDAPSGEIAPVSGGFARIARIGRTAIPSDAIVARFGPFEVRLATTKKEIRKAQRLRYEVFFEEGGARPDAAAKLTRRDICPFDSVCDHLLVIDLERTNRFGRPKPKIVGAYRLLRQDVAERHFGFYSQREFDVAALVRRRQGTRFLELGRACVHPRYRSKRVIELLWRGLWLYASRHRIDALIGCASLPGVDPRALALPLSFLRHQAQAPEAWDVRPLPGREANVDILEPQEIDARSALAALPPLIKAYLRVGAKFGAGAVVDAQFGATDVFTIMPLADMEDRYAAYFGAPMERPESVLA, from the coding sequence TTGACGCACTCCTTCGACGCGCCCTCCGGCGAGATCGCGCCCGTCTCGGGCGGCTTCGCGCGCATCGCCCGCATCGGGCGAACCGCGATCCCGAGCGACGCTATCGTCGCGCGTTTCGGCCCTTTTGAGGTCAGGCTCGCGACGACGAAGAAGGAGATCCGCAAGGCGCAGCGCCTGCGCTATGAGGTTTTCTTCGAGGAAGGCGGCGCGCGGCCGGACGCTGCGGCGAAGCTGACCCGGCGCGACATCTGCCCATTCGATTCGGTCTGCGACCATCTTCTTGTCATCGATCTCGAACGGACCAATCGATTCGGCCGGCCGAAGCCGAAGATCGTCGGCGCCTATCGCCTGTTGCGGCAGGACGTCGCCGAACGCCATTTCGGCTTTTACAGCCAGCGCGAATTCGACGTCGCGGCGCTCGTGAGGCGCCGCCAGGGCACGCGCTTTCTCGAACTTGGCCGCGCCTGCGTTCATCCCCGCTACCGCTCCAAGCGCGTCATCGAATTATTGTGGCGCGGCCTCTGGCTTTACGCGTCGCGCCACCGCATCGACGCGCTGATCGGCTGCGCCAGCCTGCCCGGCGTCGATCCGCGGGCGCTCGCCCTCCCTTTGAGTTTCTTGCGCCACCAGGCTCAGGCGCCCGAAGCCTGGGACGTCCGACCGCTGCCGGGGCGCGAGGCGAATGTCGATATTCTGGAGCCGCAGGAGATCGACGCCCGCAGCGCGCTGGCGGCGCTGCCGCCGCTGATCAAGGCCTATCTGCGGGTCGGCGCAAAATTCGGCGCGGGCGCCGTGGTCGACGCCCAATTCGGCGCGACGGATGTGTTCACCATCATGCCGCTGGCCGATATGGAAGACCGCTACGCCGCCTATTTCGGCGCGCCGATGGAGCGGCCGGAAAGCGTCCTCGCCTGA
- the flgF gene encoding flagellar basal-body rod protein FlgF, whose translation MQSGLYVSLSGLVALDRRLTTIAANVANQSTPGYRAEEVEFKSLLSKAGANPVAFVSNGESFISRRGGVPIKTDGPLDVAVQGHGWLALKTPDGTVYTKDGRMHMEESGALVSVDGFPVLDAGATPILLDPAAGPPTIAQDGMITQNSHQVGAIGIFSLDGQAKLKRYTNSGVMSDLPATAELDFSNNGVHQGFIEGANINPILEMAKLIMVSRAFENIHSATEGSESSLKDAIKTLGATS comes from the coding sequence ATGCAAAGCGGACTTTACGTCTCGCTGTCGGGGCTGGTCGCGCTCGACCGGCGTCTGACGACGATCGCGGCGAATGTCGCCAATCAAAGCACGCCGGGATACAGGGCGGAGGAGGTCGAATTCAAATCGCTTCTGTCCAAGGCCGGCGCCAATCCCGTCGCCTTCGTCTCGAATGGCGAATCCTTCATCTCGCGGCGCGGCGGCGTTCCCATCAAGACGGACGGACCCCTCGACGTCGCCGTTCAAGGCCATGGCTGGCTTGCGCTGAAAACGCCTGACGGAACCGTCTACACCAAGGACGGGCGCATGCATATGGAGGAGAGCGGAGCGCTCGTCAGCGTCGACGGCTTTCCGGTCCTCGACGCCGGCGCAACGCCGATCCTGCTCGATCCGGCCGCGGGGCCGCCGACCATCGCGCAGGACGGCATGATCACGCAGAACAGCCATCAGGTTGGCGCGATCGGCATTTTCAGCCTCGACGGACAGGCCAAACTCAAACGCTACACCAACTCCGGCGTGATGAGCGATCTGCCGGCGACGGCCGAACTCGATTTCAGCAACAATGGCGTCCATCAGGGCTTTATCGAGGGAGCCAACATCAATCCGATTCTCGAAATGGCCAAGCTGATCATGGTCTCGCGCGCATTCGAGAACATCCATTCGGCGACAGAGGGATCGGAATCCTCCCTGAAAGACGCCATTAAGACGCTCGGCGCGACTTCATGA
- a CDS encoding methane monooxygenase, with product MSLSLNSITQQKGIPIAEATRRIADLGWTPTYVKEAMTFPTDYKISKHPKDPMKQVLRSYFPMQEEKDNRVYGALDAALRGDMFRNVEQRWVEWMKLFLAIIPFPEISAARSMAMLGRLAPGDELRTGFTMQMVDEFRHSTIQMNLKKWYMENYIDPAGFDITEAAFGKCYATTIGRQFGEAFLTGDAVTAANIYLQVVAESAFTNTLFVAMPSEAARNGDYALPTVFLSVQSDESRHIGNGHSFLMSVLNNPDNHLLLERDIRYAFWQNHGIVDAAVGTIVEYGTKHRDKKKESYAELWHRWIYEDYYRTYMLPLEKYGIKIHHDDVHAAWDRIVKEGYVHKVAQFFSAGWWANFWRLEGLDEYDFEWFEYKYPGWYNEYGAWWENYRKLSKPGSVPITFADTGYVYPHRCWSNLVPCVIRDQFTTDVVDGELYTYGHEIDRWTHKEAFAAEYKGRPTPAMGRFSGKRQWEELYDGWDVADAIKDMGFVRPDGKTLMAQPHLSLEEKDMWTLDHVRGYTIKAPIKVLRDLSPADREKHIAEYKKGYTIKRL from the coding sequence ATGTCTTTGTCACTGAACAGCATAACGCAGCAAAAGGGAATCCCGATCGCCGAAGCGACGCGGCGCATCGCCGACCTCGGCTGGACGCCGACCTATGTCAAGGAGGCGATGACCTTCCCGACCGACTACAAAATTTCGAAGCATCCAAAGGATCCGATGAAACAGGTCCTGCGCTCGTACTTTCCGATGCAGGAAGAGAAGGACAACCGCGTCTATGGCGCGTTGGACGCGGCTCTGCGCGGCGACATGTTCCGCAATGTAGAGCAGCGCTGGGTCGAATGGATGAAGCTGTTTTTGGCCATCATTCCATTTCCGGAAATCTCCGCCGCCCGTTCGATGGCCATGCTTGGGCGCCTTGCGCCTGGCGACGAGCTGCGCACCGGCTTCACCATGCAGATGGTCGATGAGTTCCGCCATTCCACGATTCAGATGAATCTGAAAAAATGGTACATGGAAAACTATATCGATCCGGCAGGCTTTGACATCACGGAAGCCGCCTTTGGCAAGTGCTATGCGACGACGATCGGCCGCCAGTTCGGCGAAGCCTTCCTGACGGGCGACGCCGTGACCGCGGCCAATATCTACCTGCAAGTTGTGGCGGAGAGCGCCTTCACCAATACGCTTTTCGTCGCCATGCCCTCCGAGGCAGCTCGCAATGGCGATTATGCGCTGCCGACGGTCTTTCTGTCTGTGCAGTCGGATGAGTCCCGCCATATCGGCAACGGACATTCGTTCCTGATGTCGGTTCTGAACAACCCCGACAATCATCTCCTGCTTGAGCGCGATATACGCTACGCCTTTTGGCAGAATCATGGAATCGTCGACGCCGCCGTCGGCACGATCGTTGAATATGGGACGAAGCATCGCGACAAGAAGAAGGAATCCTACGCGGAGCTGTGGCACCGCTGGATTTATGAGGATTATTATCGCACCTACATGCTGCCGCTGGAAAAATACGGCATCAAGATCCATCACGACGATGTGCACGCCGCATGGGATCGCATCGTCAAGGAAGGCTATGTGCATAAGGTGGCGCAATTCTTCTCGGCCGGCTGGTGGGCCAATTTCTGGCGCCTCGAGGGGCTGGACGAATACGACTTCGAATGGTTCGAATATAAATATCCAGGCTGGTACAATGAATATGGCGCATGGTGGGAGAACTACCGGAAGCTGTCGAAGCCAGGCAGCGTTCCGATCACCTTCGCCGATACCGGCTATGTCTATCCGCACCGCTGCTGGTCGAACCTCGTGCCTTGCGTGATCCGCGATCAATTCACCACCGATGTCGTCGATGGCGAGCTCTACACCTACGGCCACGAAATCGACCGCTGGACGCACAAGGAGGCGTTCGCCGCCGAATATAAGGGGCGTCCGACGCCGGCGATGGGCCGCTTCAGCGGCAAGCGTCAATGGGAAGAGCTTTATGACGGCTGGGACGTCGCCGACGCCATCAAGGACATGGGTTTCGTGCGCCCGGACGGCAAGACGCTGATGGCGCAGCCGCATCTGTCCCTGGAAGAAAAGGACATGTGGACCCTCGATCATGTGCGCGGCTACACGATCAAGGCGCCCATCAAAGTGTTGCGCGATCTGTCGCCGGCCGATCGCGAGAAGCACATCGCCGAGTACAAGAAGGGCTACACCATCAAGCGCCTTTGA
- a CDS encoding YnfA family protein translates to MLTALVYVAAALAEIAGCFSFWAWLRLGKSSLWLIPGTASLLLFAWLLTLIDVSAAGRAYAAYGGVYVTVSLLWLWAMEGVWPDRWDLGGATLCLIGAAIIILAPRPA, encoded by the coding sequence ATGCTGACCGCGCTCGTTTACGTCGCCGCCGCCCTTGCCGAAATCGCGGGCTGTTTTTCCTTTTGGGCCTGGCTGCGGCTTGGAAAATCCTCGTTATGGCTTATCCCGGGAACAGCCTCCCTGCTGCTGTTTGCCTGGCTCTTGACGCTGATCGACGTCAGCGCGGCCGGGCGCGCCTATGCCGCCTATGGCGGCGTCTATGTCACGGTCTCGCTGCTGTGGCTGTGGGCGATGGAGGGCGTGTGGCCCGATCGCTGGGATCTTGGCGGCGCGACGCTTTGCCTGATCGGGGCCGCCATCATCATCCTGGCGCCACGGCCGGCGTAA
- a CDS encoding DUF1217 domain-containing protein, which yields MLNSTLYYTMLTRDFSKSLATAASDTVAKRETAYYEANIGKVKSVDDLMKNQRLYAYVLKAYGLSDMAYAKGLIRKVLTSDVTDGASLANTLSGGRYKALAAAYNFSAKGAVGTISAEAQKTTKDNYVEQTLEANVGKQNDGAKMALYFKRIAPTVKSAYGILADKTLLGVVQTAFGLSASMSQQNIDVQAKTINALFKIGDLQNPAKLQKLIQRFTANYDAQHPMGVSMTPSSALEVSTPDISQSLLMSLANLKLGGS from the coding sequence ATGTTGAACTCGACGCTTTACTACACGATGCTGACGCGGGATTTCAGCAAATCGCTCGCCACCGCCGCCTCCGATACAGTCGCCAAAAGGGAGACCGCTTATTACGAGGCGAATATCGGCAAAGTAAAGTCGGTCGACGACCTGATGAAAAATCAAAGGCTCTACGCCTATGTGCTGAAAGCCTACGGCCTCAGCGACATGGCCTACGCCAAGGGCCTTATCCGTAAGGTCCTGACCAGCGACGTTACCGACGGCGCGTCCCTCGCAAACACCCTCAGCGGCGGTCGCTACAAAGCCTTGGCCGCCGCCTATAATTTTTCCGCCAAAGGCGCCGTTGGAACAATCTCGGCCGAGGCGCAGAAGACGACGAAAGACAATTACGTCGAGCAGACCCTCGAGGCGAATGTCGGGAAACAAAATGACGGCGCCAAAATGGCGCTTTATTTCAAGCGAATCGCGCCAACCGTGAAAAGCGCTTACGGAATCCTCGCCGACAAGACCCTGCTCGGCGTCGTGCAGACCGCCTTCGGCCTCTCGGCGTCGATGTCGCAGCAAAACATCGACGTGCAGGCCAAGACCATCAATGCGCTGTTCAAGATCGGCGATTTGCAGAACCCCGCCAAGCTGCAAAAGCTGATTCAACGGTTCACCGCCAATTATGACGCCCAGCATCCCATGGGCGTTTCCATGACGCCCTCGTCCGCGCTCGAAGTGTCAACGCCGGACATCAGCCAGAGCCTCCTCATGAGCCTCGCCAATCTCAAGCTCGGAGGGAGCTGA
- a CDS encoding lysophospholipid acyltransferase family protein, whose translation MRLRRSAPINPSIVFCRVLIRVLRVKISVSGAAHSSRPLLLAANHVSWIDVLALGSLSGFSFLAKREVGSWPLIGAIARQQGTVFVDRKRRRSIPAANAAMAERMLEGRRVLLFPEGTTGDGRALGVFRSSHFASARDLLARVGAAEAEDVAVQPVAISYSALSAAWLGDAALLPHLWQVLTGEPLRCRIMFGEPLRFARGADRKLIAREAGSRVALLLAAAPALAVAESQRQPRDEAQAAPEAAAAAELCVEEPKLA comes from the coding sequence ATGCGGCTGCGCCGCTCCGCGCCGATAAATCCGTCGATTGTTTTCTGCCGCGTGCTGATTAGGGTTCTGCGCGTCAAGATCAGCGTTTCGGGCGCGGCCCATTCATCGCGTCCGCTGCTGCTCGCGGCCAATCATGTCTCCTGGATCGACGTTCTGGCCCTTGGCAGCCTCTCCGGCTTCAGCTTTCTCGCCAAGCGGGAGGTCGGATCCTGGCCGCTGATCGGCGCCATCGCCCGCCAGCAGGGGACGGTCTTTGTCGATCGAAAGCGGCGGCGGTCGATTCCCGCCGCCAATGCGGCGATGGCGGAGCGCATGCTCGAAGGGCGGCGGGTTCTGCTGTTTCCGGAAGGGACCACGGGCGACGGAAGGGCGCTTGGCGTCTTTCGCAGTTCGCATTTCGCCAGCGCCCGAGACCTCCTTGCGCGCGTGGGGGCGGCGGAGGCCGAGGACGTTGCCGTGCAGCCGGTGGCGATTTCCTATTCCGCGCTGTCGGCCGCCTGGCTTGGCGACGCCGCGCTGCTGCCGCATCTCTGGCAGGTTTTGACCGGAGAGCCGCTGCGCTGCCGAATCATGTTCGGCGAACCCTTGCGCTTCGCGCGCGGCGCGGATCGCAAGTTGATCGCCCGTGAGGCCGGCTCGCGAGTCGCACTGCTGCTGGCGGCGGCGCCAGCGCTTGCCGTAGCGGAATCCCAGCGCCAGCCGCGCGATGAGGCGCAGGCCGCCCCCGAAGCTGCCGCCGCCGCCGAACTTTGCGTCGAGGAGCCGAAGCTGGCGTAG
- a CDS encoding FAD-binding oxidoreductase, with amino-acid sequence MVSKPDTSKPLHMVRLQPTGTEFGVYEGETVLNAGFRQGVALIHGCKEGQCSACKAVLLDGDAEMLKYSTFALPESERDANHVLLCRTIPFSDLEIELLMFDEELLSHSVAVSEFVGEVAAVEALTADIRRLVLTLDRPMTFFAGQYADITLPDGATTRSYSMGNPPRDPTRLEFIIKKYEGGRFSSQLDTLAPGAKVTVSGPYGTCFRREHRDDSPLLLIGGGSGLAPLLAILEDQIAEAPQRSIRLFYGARTQADLFWQKRFEALEAELPDFRFVPALSAAPDDGQWSGERGFIHEVVQRGLKAEGIGDGADAYACGPPPLIDAVMPVLQMAGVEPDRIYFDKFTPATN; translated from the coding sequence TTGGTTAGCAAGCCAGATACGAGCAAGCCGCTGCATATGGTGCGGCTGCAGCCGACGGGCACCGAATTTGGCGTCTACGAAGGCGAAACTGTTCTCAACGCAGGGTTTCGGCAGGGCGTCGCCCTGATTCACGGATGCAAAGAAGGCCAATGTTCCGCGTGCAAGGCGGTGCTGTTGGACGGCGACGCCGAAATGCTCAAATATTCCACGTTTGCGCTGCCGGAGTCCGAGCGCGACGCCAATCATGTGCTGCTCTGCCGCACGATTCCGTTTAGCGATCTCGAGATCGAACTCCTGATGTTCGACGAGGAGCTGCTTTCGCATTCCGTTGCGGTCAGCGAGTTCGTCGGCGAAGTGGCGGCGGTGGAGGCGCTGACGGCGGACATCCGGCGGTTGGTGTTAACTCTCGACCGGCCGATGACATTTTTTGCCGGTCAATATGCCGACATCACGTTGCCGGATGGCGCGACGACGCGATCCTATTCGATGGGCAACCCGCCGCGCGATCCGACGCGGCTCGAATTTATCATCAAGAAATACGAGGGCGGACGATTTTCCTCGCAACTCGATACGCTGGCGCCCGGCGCCAAAGTCACCGTCAGCGGACCTTACGGCACCTGTTTTCGGCGAGAGCATCGCGACGACTCGCCTCTGCTGTTGATCGGGGGCGGATCTGGCCTCGCGCCGCTGCTGGCTATCCTTGAAGATCAGATCGCGGAGGCGCCGCAACGGTCGATCCGTCTCTTTTACGGGGCGCGGACCCAGGCCGATTTGTTCTGGCAGAAGCGGTTCGAGGCGCTCGAGGCGGAACTGCCGGATTTTCGCTTCGTCCCAGCCCTGTCGGCCGCGCCAGATGACGGCCAATGGAGCGGCGAGCGCGGCTTCATCCACGAGGTCGTGCAACGCGGGTTGAAAGCGGAAGGGATCGGAGACGGGGCCGACGCCTATGCCTGCGGTCCGCCGCCCTTGATCGACGCTGTCATGCCGGTTTTGCAAATGGCGGGCGTCGAACCCGATCGCATCTACTTCGACAAATTCACCCCGGCGACAAACTAA
- the fliI gene encoding flagellar protein export ATPase FliI — protein sequence MIDRPADGALAKLERAMTQAAAEPLVRVSGAVTELSPSHARVAGLSSFVKLGECVRFGPEAEGARNRGEVVRIDAQGVIVKTFEAGALTSLGERVFRAGPLRIAPHPGWKGRVVNAFGAPIDGAGPLPQGDRSAMIDAPPPSAMRRARVAWPLRTGVRVIDIFTPLCAGQRIGIFAGSGVGKSTLLAMLAGSKDFDTVVVALVGERGREVREFLDDALAANRPISVAVVATGDETPSMRRLAPRTAMAIAEFFRDRGDRVLLIIDSVTRFAHAARDVALAAGEPPVARGYTPSVFSDLPKLLERAGPGEEGGGSITGVFSVLVDGDDHNDPVADAVRGTLDGHIVLDRAIADQGRFPAVNVLASISRLAQIAWTAEQRDLVVKLRGMIARFEDSSDLRLMGGYKAGQDADLDQAVALAPKIYKALQQSPQSTPSADAFRELAQSLTGAS from the coding sequence ATGATCGATCGCCCCGCTGACGGAGCGCTCGCGAAACTGGAGCGGGCCATGACGCAGGCGGCGGCGGAGCCGCTGGTGCGCGTCAGCGGCGCCGTCACCGAATTATCGCCCTCGCATGCCCGCGTCGCCGGACTATCATCCTTTGTGAAGCTCGGCGAATGCGTGCGCTTTGGTCCCGAAGCCGAAGGCGCGCGCAATCGCGGCGAGGTGGTGCGGATCGACGCGCAAGGCGTCATCGTCAAGACCTTCGAGGCGGGCGCATTGACGAGCCTCGGCGAGCGCGTGTTTCGCGCGGGACCGCTGCGCATCGCGCCGCATCCGGGCTGGAAGGGCCGCGTCGTCAACGCTTTCGGCGCGCCGATCGACGGCGCCGGGCCGTTGCCGCAGGGAGATCGCAGCGCCATGATCGACGCCCCACCGCCGAGCGCCATGCGACGCGCGCGCGTCGCATGGCCGCTGCGCACGGGCGTCCGCGTCATCGACATCTTCACCCCGCTTTGCGCTGGTCAGCGCATCGGCATATTCGCCGGCTCCGGCGTCGGTAAATCCACCTTGCTGGCGATGCTCGCCGGCTCCAAGGATTTCGATACCGTCGTCGTCGCGCTGGTCGGCGAACGCGGCCGCGAGGTGCGCGAATTCCTCGATGACGCGCTTGCCGCCAATCGCCCGATCTCGGTCGCCGTCGTCGCGACGGGAGACGAAACGCCGTCGATGCGCCGGCTCGCGCCGCGCACGGCGATGGCGATCGCCGAGTTCTTTCGCGATCGCGGCGACCGCGTGCTGCTGATTATCGATTCCGTCACCCGTTTCGCCCATGCGGCGCGCGACGTCGCTCTGGCGGCCGGCGAGCCCCCCGTCGCGCGCGGCTACACGCCGAGCGTTTTCAGCGATTTGCCGAAACTGCTCGAGCGCGCGGGGCCCGGCGAAGAAGGCGGAGGGTCGATCACTGGCGTCTTCTCCGTGCTCGTCGACGGCGACGACCACAATGATCCCGTGGCGGACGCCGTGCGCGGCACGCTCGACGGGCATATCGTGCTGGATCGGGCGATCGCCGATCAGGGCCGCTTTCCCGCCGTTAATGTGCTCGCCTCGATCTCGCGGCTGGCGCAGATCGCCTGGACGGCCGAACAGCGCGATCTTGTCGTCAAGCTGCGCGGCATGATCGCGCGCTTCGAGGACAGCAGCGATCTGCGCCTGATGGGCGGCTACAAGGCGGGGCAGGACGCAGATCTCGATCAGGCGGTCGCGCTTGCGCCAAAAATCTACAAGGCGCTGCAACAATCGCCGCAATCAACGCCAAGCGCCGACGCCTTTCGCGAACTCGCACAGAGTCTCACAGGCGCGTCCTGA